A window of the Aquarana catesbeiana isolate 2022-GZ linkage group LG05, ASM4218655v1, whole genome shotgun sequence genome harbors these coding sequences:
- the LOC141145764 gene encoding lymphocyte antigen 6E-like — MVSTKGLLVFIALCVGSALSLQCYTCTSQSSNTNCLTPTTCSATDTNCMTSVVAGGLGSLSGASITKTCTAVCTATGFNAVVVSTSVSCCTTDLCNTSGASSIKSTYTILAVALGFLGALMRELT; from the exons ATGGTGTCCACCAAAGGTCTACTGGTCTTCATTGCACTCTGTGTTGGTTCAG CTTTATCACTACAATGTTACACCTGCACCTCCCAGAGCAGCAACACAAACTGCCTGACTCCGACTACCTGCTCCGCCACCGACACCAACTGCATGACCTCCGTCGTTGCTGGAGGACTCG GTAGTCTTTCTGGTGCCAGCATCACCAAGACTTGTACAGCCGTCTGCACAGCAACCGGATTCAATGCTGTTGTTGTCTCCACCAGCGTATCCTGCTGTACCACCGATCTCTGCAACACCAGTGGGGCTTCCAGTATTAAATCTACCTACACCATCCTCGCTGTGGCCCTTGGGTTCCTAGGGGCCCTCATGAGAGAGCTGACATAA